The Hyphomicrobium sp. MC1 genome window below encodes:
- a CDS encoding ABC transporter ATP-binding protein, with protein sequence MASTVTAEAEQTPALVVNGVSHSFGDRKVLDRVSLTVEQGAFVVLLGLNGAGKSTLFSLITRLYDNVTGEIFIRGFDVRRRASQALQRLGVVFQSRTLDVDLTLMQNMKYHAALHGFAGREATRRAQQALELVGLADRANEKVRALSGGQVRRVEIARSMMHRPDLLLLDEATVGLDLGSRESVLKIVRDLVAKEKLGVLWATHLMDEVLRTDQVVILHKGVILYNGPVPQLLTLTGTSSVREAFRTVTGTKTTIEEAA encoded by the coding sequence ATGGCATCGACTGTCACGGCCGAAGCCGAGCAAACGCCGGCCCTCGTCGTCAACGGCGTGAGCCACAGTTTCGGTGACCGGAAGGTTCTCGATCGCGTCTCGCTCACTGTCGAGCAAGGCGCGTTCGTCGTGCTGTTGGGCCTCAACGGTGCAGGAAAATCGACGCTGTTCTCGTTGATCACGCGCCTCTATGACAACGTCACCGGCGAAATCTTCATTCGCGGGTTCGACGTCCGCAGACGGGCGTCGCAGGCGCTGCAACGCCTCGGCGTCGTCTTCCAGAGCCGCACGCTCGACGTCGATCTGACGCTGATGCAGAACATGAAGTACCATGCCGCCCTGCATGGCTTCGCTGGCCGCGAGGCGACACGGCGCGCGCAACAAGCGCTGGAGCTCGTCGGACTGGCGGATCGCGCCAACGAAAAAGTCCGCGCGCTGTCCGGCGGTCAGGTCCGTCGCGTCGAGATTGCGCGCTCGATGATGCACCGTCCCGATCTGCTGTTGCTCGATGAGGCAACCGTTGGCCTCGACCTCGGCTCGCGCGAAAGCGTCCTGAAGATCGTCCGCGATCTCGTCGCCAAGGAAAAGCTCGGCGTTTTATGGGCGACCCACCTGATGGACGAAGTCTTGCGCACCGATCAGGTCGTCATTCTGCACAAGGGCGTCATTCTCTATAACGGCCCGGTACCGCAGCTCCTGACGCTGACGGGAACGTCCAGCGTCCGCGAAGCGTTTCGCACGGTGACGGGAACCAAAACAACGATCGAAGAGGCCGCCTGA
- a CDS encoding DUF447 domain-containing protein: MPRIVETIVTTFNANGEAHIAPLGLIDDGEHWVIAPFRPSTTLENLRINPFAAASHTDDVRVFAGAVTGRKIWPLLPTRTIKGERLADCVSHWELNVEKVVEDEQRPRFLCTIVDEEMHKAWEGFNRAQAAVLELAVLTTRLHMLPPEKVESELKYLEIAVSKTAGPREDEAWEWLMEKVSAWRQARFDQKTP; the protein is encoded by the coding sequence ATGCCTCGGATCGTCGAAACGATCGTTACGACGTTTAACGCCAACGGCGAAGCGCATATCGCGCCGCTCGGTTTGATCGACGATGGCGAGCATTGGGTGATTGCGCCGTTTCGACCATCAACGACGCTTGAAAACCTGCGCATCAATCCGTTCGCGGCTGCGAGCCACACGGACGATGTGCGCGTGTTTGCGGGTGCCGTTACAGGGCGCAAGATCTGGCCGCTCCTGCCGACCCGAACGATCAAAGGCGAGCGGCTTGCAGATTGCGTTTCGCATTGGGAGTTGAACGTCGAGAAGGTCGTTGAGGACGAGCAGCGTCCGCGCTTTCTGTGCACGATCGTCGACGAAGAGATGCATAAGGCGTGGGAAGGCTTCAATCGTGCGCAGGCTGCCGTTCTCGAATTGGCTGTGCTGACGACGCGTCTTCACATGCTGCCGCCGGAAAAGGTGGAGAGCGAGTTGAAGTATCTCGAGATTGCGGTTTCGAAAACGGCAGGCCCTCGCGAAGACGAAGCCTGGGAATGGCTGATGGAGAAGGTTTCGGCGTGGCGGCAAGCGCGTTTCGATCAGAAAACGCCATGA
- a CDS encoding uridylate kinase encodes MAERHAMSVRPLVIKIGGSLAETGRLAPVLAMIGGARIPVVIVPGGGPFADAVRHLQAEMRFDDAVAHRLAMLAMEQMAECIVGLQPGMTVARSLDDISEAVMDGQIPVWAPLQMIGSDKTIPESWDVTSDALAARLAELLEARLVLLKSVGARDISSAKDLTREGIVDPVFPEIVARADLGWSIFGPNDDAALAALLTGEGNT; translated from the coding sequence GTGGCTGAGCGCCATGCGATGAGCGTTCGGCCGCTCGTCATCAAGATCGGCGGCAGCCTAGCCGAGACGGGGCGTCTGGCACCCGTGCTCGCGATGATCGGTGGCGCGCGCATTCCTGTCGTGATCGTGCCGGGCGGCGGTCCCTTTGCCGATGCGGTTCGCCATCTGCAAGCGGAAATGCGGTTCGACGATGCTGTCGCGCATCGTCTCGCCATGCTGGCGATGGAGCAGATGGCGGAATGCATCGTGGGGCTGCAGCCCGGCATGACGGTTGCGCGATCGCTGGACGACATTTCCGAAGCGGTGATGGATGGACAAATTCCGGTCTGGGCGCCGCTGCAGATGATCGGCAGCGATAAGACGATACCCGAGAGTTGGGATGTTACGTCAGATGCGCTTGCTGCGCGGCTGGCGGAATTGCTTGAGGCGCGCCTCGTGCTTTTGAAATCGGTCGGTGCGAGGGATATTTCATCAGCAAAGGACCTGACGCGCGAGGGGATCGTCGATCCGGTCTTTCCGGAAATTGTTGCGCGCGCCGATCTCGGCTGGTCTATCTTCGGGCCAAACGACGACGCCGCGCTGGCGGCACTTCTGACTGGTGAAGGAAACACCTGA
- a CDS encoding ABC transporter substrate-binding protein has translation MSSKTAIFGVFFTAFAAASVAFGNYAAAQTTPQPIPIPTQTSQPQGAVIQMLYVKEDREKELPLSLLDQPNADDGIAGAKLGIADDNTTGRFLNQTFRLDVIEGSDIDDLIKQATDKVAAGNSFIVADMGPDSLLKFADGMKGKPAQIFNVGNPDDRLREEDCRANVLHTAPTRTMLADALVQYLVWKRWPNMLMVIGPSANDQLLADAYRRSAKKFGAKIVEERKFNVDTGNRRADGGFEQIQQQISQFMQGAKDHDVVLVVDEDQIFGDYFPYRTWVPRPIVGSAGLVPGSWHPALEQWGATQFQNRFKRLTGRIMRPLDYDAWIATRVVGEAASRTRSTDFKTLHDFIHSPKFDVAAFKGVAVSFRGWNGQLREPLLVSTQKIFVSVSPQPGFLHQFSLLDTLGIDKPETKCKTYTQ, from the coding sequence ATGTCATCCAAAACAGCTATTTTCGGCGTCTTTTTCACGGCTTTTGCGGCCGCCAGCGTTGCTTTTGGCAATTATGCTGCAGCGCAAACGACGCCGCAGCCTATCCCGATCCCGACGCAGACATCGCAACCGCAAGGTGCGGTTATCCAGATGCTCTACGTGAAAGAGGACCGGGAAAAGGAGTTGCCTCTTTCGCTCCTCGATCAGCCCAACGCCGATGACGGCATCGCGGGTGCCAAACTCGGCATCGCCGACGACAACACGACGGGCCGTTTTCTCAACCAAACCTTCAGGCTCGATGTCATCGAGGGCAGCGACATCGACGACCTGATCAAGCAGGCGACCGACAAGGTCGCCGCCGGCAACTCTTTCATCGTCGCCGACATGGGACCGGACTCACTCTTGAAGTTTGCCGATGGCATGAAGGGCAAGCCTGCGCAGATTTTCAACGTCGGCAACCCGGACGATCGCCTGCGTGAGGAAGACTGCCGCGCCAATGTCCTGCATACGGCGCCGACACGCACGATGCTGGCCGATGCACTCGTGCAGTATCTGGTCTGGAAGCGCTGGCCGAACATGCTGATGGTCATCGGCCCGAGCGCCAACGACCAGCTTCTGGCCGATGCCTACCGCCGCTCAGCGAAAAAATTCGGCGCAAAAATCGTCGAGGAGCGCAAGTTCAACGTCGACACCGGCAACCGCCGCGCCGACGGCGGATTCGAGCAAATCCAGCAGCAAATCTCGCAATTCATGCAGGGGGCCAAGGACCACGACGTCGTCCTCGTTGTCGACGAAGACCAGATCTTCGGCGACTACTTCCCCTATCGGACCTGGGTTCCGCGTCCGATCGTCGGCTCTGCGGGCCTCGTTCCCGGAAGCTGGCACCCAGCGCTTGAACAATGGGGCGCGACCCAGTTCCAAAACCGCTTCAAACGTTTGACCGGCCGCATCATGCGACCGCTCGATTACGACGCTTGGATTGCAACGCGTGTCGTCGGCGAAGCGGCATCACGGACGCGGTCGACCGACTTCAAAACGCTGCACGACTTCATTCACTCGCCGAAATTCGACGTTGCCGCCTTCAAAGGAGTCGCTGTTAGCTTCCGCGGCTGGAACGGCCAGCTCCGCGAACCGCTGCTCGTCAGCACCCAGAAGATATTTGTCAGCGTCTCCCCACAACCGGGTTTCCTGCATCAGTTCAGTCTGCTCGATACGCTCGGCATCGATAAGCCGGAGACCAAGTGCAAAACCTATACGCAATGA
- a CDS encoding YVTN family beta-propeller repeat protein, producing MSRLSTLMPALVTAAIASFGVTPADAYTAYVTNEKDNTVSVIDTDKLEVIKTAKVGQRPRGIVMSNDGKWIIICTSDDNDVKVYDAKTLQYIKSLPSGPDPELLTLHPDGRRLYIANEDDNLVTVVDIQTSKVITEIPVGVEPEGMGMSPDGKVLVNTSETTNMAHFIDTTTHKLFDNVLVDSRPRVAMFNSAQTQLWVSSEVGGTVAVINPADRKIIAKINFSIPGIEQEAIQPVGIRITKDDKIAFVALGPANRVAVIDTKTFKVLKYILVGQRVWQMYFTPDGKLLFTTNGASNDVTAIDVANLKAIKSIKVGRYPWGVVVSPK from the coding sequence ATGTCGCGACTTTCAACGCTCATGCCCGCGCTGGTCACCGCCGCGATTGCATCTTTCGGCGTGACGCCTGCCGACGCCTATACGGCTTACGTCACCAACGAAAAAGACAACACCGTCTCGGTCATCGATACCGACAAACTCGAAGTCATCAAGACCGCAAAAGTCGGCCAGCGCCCGCGCGGCATCGTCATGTCGAATGACGGCAAGTGGATCATCATCTGCACGAGCGACGACAACGACGTGAAGGTCTACGACGCAAAAACGCTCCAATACATAAAATCTCTTCCGTCGGGACCCGATCCGGAATTGCTCACGCTGCACCCCGACGGGCGTCGCCTTTACATCGCCAATGAGGACGACAACCTCGTAACTGTCGTCGACATCCAAACCTCGAAGGTCATCACCGAAATTCCCGTCGGCGTCGAACCCGAGGGCATGGGCATGAGCCCGGATGGCAAAGTGCTGGTCAATACGTCTGAAACGACGAACATGGCCCACTTCATCGACACCACCACGCACAAGCTGTTCGACAACGTCCTCGTCGATAGCCGCCCGCGCGTCGCAATGTTCAATTCGGCCCAGACCCAGCTGTGGGTGTCATCTGAGGTCGGCGGCACGGTGGCGGTAATCAATCCGGCTGATCGCAAGATCATCGCCAAGATCAACTTCTCTATCCCGGGCATCGAGCAGGAAGCGATCCAGCCGGTTGGCATCCGCATCACCAAGGATGACAAGATCGCCTTCGTCGCGCTCGGCCCAGCCAACCGCGTGGCCGTCATCGACACGAAGACGTTCAAAGTTTTGAAGTATATTCTGGTTGGCCAGCGCGTCTGGCAGATGTACTTCACCCCCGATGGCAAGCTTTTATTCACGACCAACGGCGCTTCGAACGATGTGACCGCCATCGACGTTGCCAACTTGAAGGCGATCAAATCGATCAAGGTCGGTCGCTATCCCTGGGGCGTCGTGGTCTCGCCGAAGTAA
- a CDS encoding ABC transporter ATP-binding protein, whose protein sequence is MNGVNRSSPIRVEVRSKVFPAVGNRPPQPVLKDIAFEVAPRSFLVITGPSGCGKSTLLNVIAGLDKDFEGSVDLGAAKDKLTFIFQTPRLLPWRTVYENIALVLPEGDPRHAEIPDMLERVGLKDAMNAYPERLSLGMQRRASLARGFIVEPQILLMDEPFVSLDDPTAISLRALLTGLWHRHPTTVIFVTHDRAEAIQLGTRILRLAPGKASVAQDVTINLTEAQRHDRAAVLAEQNRIFAA, encoded by the coding sequence ATGAACGGAGTGAATCGGTCTTCGCCCATACGCGTCGAAGTTCGCAGTAAGGTTTTTCCGGCCGTCGGCAACAGGCCGCCGCAACCCGTGCTGAAGGATATCGCGTTCGAGGTGGCGCCGCGGTCGTTCCTCGTCATCACGGGGCCGTCGGGCTGCGGAAAGTCGACGCTCCTGAACGTCATCGCCGGGCTCGACAAGGATTTCGAAGGCAGCGTCGATCTTGGCGCAGCGAAGGATAAGCTGACCTTTATTTTCCAGACGCCACGTCTTCTGCCCTGGCGGACGGTTTACGAAAACATCGCGCTGGTCCTGCCGGAGGGCGATCCGCGCCACGCAGAAATTCCCGACATGCTCGAGCGCGTCGGGCTGAAGGACGCCATGAACGCTTATCCAGAGCGTCTCTCGCTCGGGATGCAGCGCCGGGCGTCGCTGGCCAGGGGCTTTATCGTGGAACCCCAGATCCTGCTGATGGATGAGCCGTTCGTCTCGCTGGATGATCCGACGGCGATCAGCCTGCGGGCGCTGTTGACCGGGCTCTGGCACCGCCATCCGACCACGGTCATTTTTGTTACCCACGACCGGGCCGAGGCAATTCAGCTCGGAACGCGCATCTTGCGCTTGGCGCCCGGAAAGGCGAGTGTGGCGCAGGATGTGACCATCAACCTGACCGAGGCGCAGCGACACGACCGGGCTGCCGTCCTCGCGGAGCAAAATCGCATCTTCGCGGCCTGA
- a CDS encoding (5-formylfuran-3-yl)methyl phosphate synthase has protein sequence MIDGLRRGTPAFLASVTTAGEAEIALAGGADIIDCKDPAAGALGALSAATVREIVAGVGGRLPVSATIGDLPPEPDVLTNAASDMAATGVDIVKIGFFGSEDPRRAIAALGAAHARSTKLVAVLMADQNPDFALVADLAAAGFSGVMVDTADKSAGRLTTVLSAARLMEFVRLARDNRLFVGLAGSLRERDIDVLAGLGPDLLGFRGALCAQGRVSAIELSRVVSVRRALDNAKLSLARETSVA, from the coding sequence ATGATTGACGGTTTGAGACGAGGCACGCCAGCCTTTCTCGCCAGCGTGACGACCGCGGGCGAGGCGGAGATCGCGCTGGCCGGCGGTGCCGACATCATTGATTGCAAAGATCCGGCAGCCGGGGCGCTGGGAGCGCTTAGCGCCGCGACGGTTCGTGAGATCGTGGCAGGCGTCGGCGGCCGCTTGCCGGTCAGCGCAACCATCGGCGATCTGCCGCCCGAACCTGATGTTCTGACGAACGCCGCATCCGATATGGCCGCGACAGGTGTCGATATCGTCAAGATCGGCTTTTTCGGCAGCGAGGACCCGCGGCGCGCCATTGCAGCGTTAGGGGCGGCGCATGCGAGGTCGACAAAGTTGGTGGCGGTCCTGATGGCCGACCAGAATCCGGATTTTGCGCTGGTTGCCGATTTGGCGGCCGCAGGATTTTCCGGTGTGATGGTCGACACGGCGGATAAGTCCGCAGGCAGACTGACGACCGTATTATCCGCGGCGCGATTAATGGAATTTGTACGTTTGGCGCGGGACAATCGGCTTTTTGTCGGGCTTGCCGGATCGTTGCGAGAGCGCGACATCGACGTGCTGGCCGGCCTTGGCCCCGACTTGCTCGGTTTTCGTGGTGCGTTGTGTGCTCAGGGGCGCGTGAGCGCCATCGAACTTAGCCGTGTGGTTTCAGTTCGCCGGGCGCTCGATAATGCAAAGCTGTCACTGGCGCGGGAGACGTCCGTCGCATGA
- a CDS encoding DUF3280 domain-containing protein, translating to MPLLKRTFLVFFASLSMTPAAHAVTKAAVFPFDLHDAEQDGQLIPQYNPEDLRRLKLIADELRSLMQKDGKYQVVDLSSKEKEIETAAPFNQCNGCEVPIAKEAGADIAVTGYVDKVSGALINLAIVARNTKTGELTKTMSASINGNSDDLWLHGVRYLWRNRFNVEATSK from the coding sequence ATGCCCTTGCTCAAGCGCACTTTTCTCGTCTTTTTCGCATCTTTGTCGATGACGCCCGCAGCTCATGCCGTCACGAAAGCGGCGGTCTTTCCGTTCGATCTTCACGATGCGGAGCAGGACGGACAGCTTATTCCGCAATACAACCCGGAGGATTTGCGGCGACTGAAGCTGATTGCCGACGAGCTTCGCTCGCTGATGCAGAAAGACGGCAAATACCAGGTCGTCGATCTGTCTTCGAAAGAGAAGGAAATCGAGACGGCCGCGCCGTTCAATCAGTGCAATGGCTGCGAAGTGCCGATTGCGAAGGAAGCGGGCGCCGACATTGCTGTCACGGGCTATGTCGATAAGGTCTCAGGCGCGTTGATCAATCTGGCGATCGTGGCCCGCAACACGAAGACGGGCGAACTGACGAAAACGATGTCGGCCTCGATCAACGGCAACTCCGATGATCTTTGGCTGCACGGCGTGCGTTATCTCTGGAGAAACCGGTTCAACGTCGAGGCGACCTCAAAATGA
- a CDS encoding dihydroneopterin aldolase, whose protein sequence is MKDKRKPVKSKAADVSNALKLKKATAKAREIGDTIFVNDFVVDCNVGVYAEEQGVTQKVRFTVEARLAPDVFSLDDEMAEVPSYADIIDMIVDLARGGHINLVETFAERIASRVLVDPRIAAVRVALEKLERGPRRGVEIIRPATRAAAREFGRG, encoded by the coding sequence ATGAAAGACAAGAGAAAGCCAGTCAAATCCAAGGCCGCCGATGTCAGCAACGCACTGAAGCTCAAGAAGGCGACGGCGAAAGCGCGGGAAATCGGCGATACCATTTTTGTCAACGACTTCGTCGTCGATTGCAATGTCGGCGTCTATGCCGAAGAGCAGGGCGTGACTCAGAAGGTGCGGTTCACCGTTGAAGCGCGGCTGGCACCGGACGTGTTCAGCCTCGATGACGAGATGGCCGAGGTGCCGTCCTATGCCGACATCATCGACATGATCGTCGACTTGGCGCGCGGCGGGCATATCAATCTCGTCGAGACGTTCGCCGAACGGATTGCGTCGCGGGTGCTTGTCGATCCACGCATCGCTGCCGTGCGCGTTGCGCTTGAGAAGCTGGAGCGTGGACCCCGGCGCGGCGTTGAAATCATTCGTCCGGCAACGCGTGCTGCTGCGCGCGAGTTTGGCCGTGGCTGA
- a CDS encoding ABC transporter substrate-binding protein → MTMLNRRGILAAGSALAASVMIPRFAFAAAPVRLTSVKFGSLSWVIDTIRTQGIDKKHKLDLDVVEVANNPAAPVALLSGAADVIVSDWTWALRQRARGDDLKFFPYSSALGSVMVAKDSPIKSLADLEGKKIGVAGTGIDKSWILLRAYSRKKLGKDIADFAEPVFGAAPLVSEEFKNKRLDAVLNFWTYAARLKAGGAEELLAMSDVIKGLDVSPTPALVGFIWSQKEVRAKGVPVDALLAAVSDADAVLATSDAAWERLRPLIKPSSDAELVAIRDYYRSGITRSWGPEDTAAAEKLTNLLIELGDTELVGDGTHFDQDLFHT, encoded by the coding sequence ATGACGATGCTCAACCGCCGAGGCATTCTGGCGGCCGGTTCCGCGCTTGCAGCCTCCGTCATGATACCTCGCTTCGCATTCGCGGCCGCTCCAGTGCGCCTAACGTCGGTTAAATTTGGCTCGTTGAGCTGGGTGATCGATACAATCCGCACGCAAGGGATCGACAAGAAACACAAGCTCGATCTCGATGTGGTCGAGGTGGCGAACAATCCGGCGGCGCCGGTGGCGTTGCTGTCGGGCGCCGCTGACGTGATCGTGAGCGATTGGACCTGGGCGCTTCGTCAACGCGCGCGCGGCGATGATCTGAAGTTTTTTCCGTACTCCTCGGCGCTCGGCAGCGTAATGGTCGCCAAGGATAGTCCGATCAAGTCGCTTGCGGATCTCGAAGGAAAAAAGATCGGCGTCGCGGGAACGGGCATCGACAAGAGCTGGATCCTGCTGCGCGCCTATTCGCGCAAGAAACTTGGCAAGGACATTGCCGATTTTGCAGAGCCGGTGTTTGGAGCAGCGCCGCTCGTGTCGGAAGAATTCAAGAACAAGCGTCTGGACGCGGTGCTGAACTTCTGGACCTATGCGGCGCGCTTGAAGGCTGGCGGCGCCGAAGAATTGCTGGCGATGTCGGACGTCATCAAGGGGCTCGATGTGTCGCCAACGCCGGCGCTCGTCGGATTCATCTGGTCGCAAAAGGAGGTTCGCGCTAAGGGGGTGCCGGTTGACGCGCTTCTGGCGGCTGTCTCCGACGCCGACGCGGTGCTGGCGACGTCGGATGCAGCTTGGGAGCGTTTGCGGCCGTTGATCAAGCCCAGCTCAGACGCCGAGCTTGTCGCGATCAGAGACTACTATCGGTCGGGCATCACGCGCTCGTGGGGGCCGGAAGATACCGCGGCGGCGGAGAAGCTTACGAACCTTCTCATTGAACTTGGCGATACGGAACTCGTTGGTGATGGCACCCATTTCGACCAGGATCTCTTCCACACCTAG
- a CDS encoding ABC transporter permease → MAPISTRISSTPRLMAAPTGFTASLERLAWMAGSLLALAVLWQIIAVYADNRYLPTPLAVFDVLWREGANGNLWKDTSATLARVAVAFVVSMFIGTTIGIFLGRYRTADKFFDAWLILFLNLPALVTITLCYIWFGLTDAAAITAVALNKIPNVAVNMREGARSLSKDLDEMAQIYKFGWWKTLRHVTLPQLAPFFAAAARSGLSLVWKIVLVVEAFGRSSGVGYRLSIAFQEFDVSTILAYALAFILVVQIIEFAVLQPLQERVTAWRR, encoded by the coding sequence ATGGCACCCATTTCGACCAGGATCTCTTCCACACCTAGGCTGATGGCGGCGCCGACGGGTTTCACGGCATCGCTTGAGAGGCTCGCGTGGATGGCCGGGTCGCTGCTGGCGCTGGCTGTTCTCTGGCAGATCATCGCCGTGTACGCGGACAATCGCTATCTGCCGACGCCGCTCGCCGTGTTTGACGTGCTCTGGCGGGAAGGCGCGAACGGCAATCTCTGGAAGGATACATCGGCAACGCTGGCGCGCGTCGCGGTGGCGTTCGTCGTCTCGATGTTCATCGGCACGACGATCGGGATTTTTCTCGGCCGCTACCGGACAGCCGATAAATTTTTCGACGCATGGCTGATCCTGTTTCTCAATCTGCCGGCGCTCGTCACGATCACGCTTTGCTACATCTGGTTCGGGCTGACGGATGCGGCGGCGATCACGGCGGTGGCGCTGAACAAGATTCCGAACGTCGCCGTCAATATGCGCGAGGGCGCGCGCAGCCTGTCGAAAGATCTCGACGAGATGGCGCAGATCTACAAATTCGGCTGGTGGAAGACGTTGCGTCACGTGACCCTACCGCAGCTCGCGCCGTTTTTCGCGGCGGCGGCGCGATCCGGCCTGTCGCTGGTTTGGAAGATTGTGCTGGTGGTCGAAGCCTTCGGGCGGTCGAGCGGTGTGGGTTATCGGCTCAGCATCGCGTTTCAGGAATTCGACGTAAGCACGATCCTGGCGTATGCGCTGGCGTTCATTCTGGTGGTGCAGATCATCGAGTTTGCGGTGTTGCAGCCGCTGCAGGAACGGGTGACCGCATGGCGCCGATGA